One segment of Macrotis lagotis isolate mMagLag1 chromosome 1, bilby.v1.9.chrom.fasta, whole genome shotgun sequence DNA contains the following:
- the LOC141505228 gene encoding LOW QUALITY PROTEIN: uncharacterized protein LOC141505228 (The sequence of the model RefSeq protein was modified relative to this genomic sequence to represent the inferred CDS: inserted 1 base in 1 codon; substituted 1 base at 1 genomic stop codon) has protein sequence MVKRELDLLHVIKIHAGEKQDCNQHVKAFRQHSTVAKEKKIQTEDKSHECPECGKAFRDHYSLIVHHRIHNREKAHECNQCGKTYRYNSSLAKHQRIHTGEKAYESNQCGKTFHRNSSLHKHQRIHSGEKPFDCDQCGKTFRYSNNLSVHKKIHTGEKPYKCNQCGKAFSRRTHLTEKPHECHECGKRFSVHSSLINHKRIHSGEKSYECNQCGTAFTDQSSLTYHQRIHSGEKPYQCKQCGKSFTLKSSLNLHQRIHTGEKPYECNKCGKTYRYNSSLAKHQRIHTGEKPFECNQCGKAFHRKSSLHXNQRIHTGEKPFECNQCGKTFRYSNSIAVHKKIHTGEKPYKCNQCGKAFSRKAHLTGHHTTHTEEKPHECHECGKRFSAHSSLMKHKKIHTGEKPYECNQCGKTFRKSSNLSVHKRIQTGEKPYECNQCGKAFSRRSHLTGHHTVHTEEKPRECHECGKRFSVPSSLIKHKRIHSGEKPYECNQCGPAFTDXSSLTYHQRIHSGEKPYECNQCGVAFTDRSSLTYHQRIHSGEKPFQCKQCGKSFRLKSNLTLHQRIHTGEKPFECNVCGKCFTRHSLLTHHQRTHTGEKPYECNQCGRAFRCNSTLIHHQRIHTGEKLYECNQCGKAFNRNSHLHLHQRNHSGEKPYECNHCGKIFRYSNSLALHQRIHAGENLMNVISVEGLSHSAQLYLSIKESTKGEKLHECNQCGKLFTQHCLLTHHHRMHTGEKPYEYNKCGNTLRRGSKFDS, from the exons ATGGTGAAAAGAGAGCTGGACTTGCTTCACGTGATAAAAATCCATGCTGGAGAGAAACAGGATTGTAATCAACATGTAAAGGCATTCAGACAGCATTCCACTGTtgctaaagagaagaaaatacaaactGAAGACAAATCTCATGAGTGTCCGGAATGTGGTAAAGCTTTTAGGGACCACTATTCCCTTATTGTACATCACAGAATCCATAACAGAGAGAAAGCtcatgaatgtaatcaatgtggaaagacttatAGATACAACTCCAGTCTTgctaaacatcagagaattcacactggagagaaagcTTATGAaagtaatcagtgtggaaagacctTCCATAGAAACTCTAGTCTTcataaacatcagagaattcatagtggagaaaaaccttttgactgtgatcaatgtggaaagactttcagatacAGCAACAATCTTTCTGTACATAAgaaaatccacactggagagaaaccttataaatgtaatcaatgtgggaaAGCTTTCTCACGGAGGACCCATCTTACTG AGAAACCTCATGAGTGTCATGAATGTGGTAAGCGTTTTAGTGTGCACTCTTCCCTTATTAACCATAAAAGAATCCATAGTGGagagaaatcttatgaatgtaatcaatgtggaacaGCTTTCACAGATCAATCTAGTCTTACAtatcatcagagaatccacagtggagagaaaccttatcaaTGCAAGCAATGTGGAAAGTCTTTCACACTCAAGTCTAGTCTTAAtctacatcagagaatccacactggggagaaaccttatgagtgtAATAAATGTGGAAAGACTTATAGATATAACTCCAGTCTTgctaaacatcagagaattcacactggagagaaaccttttgaatgtaatcaatgtggaaaggctttccaTAGAAAGTCTAGCCTTC AaaatcagagaattcatactggagaaaaaccttttgaatgtaatcaatgtggaaagacttttagatACAGCAACAGTATAGCAGTACATAAgaaaattcacactggagagaaaccttataaatgtaatcaatgtggaaaagcTTTCTCACGGAAGGCCCATCTTACTGGTCATCATACAACCCACACGGAAGAGAAACCTCATGAGTGTCATGAATGTGGCAAGCGTTTTAGTGCACACTCTTCTCTTATGAAACATAAgaaaattcacactggagagaaaccttatgaatgtaatcaatgtggaaagactttcagaaagAGCTCCAATCTTTCTGTACATAAGAGAATCCaaactggagaaaaaccttatgaatgtaatcagtgtggaaaagcTTTCTCACGGAGGTCCCATCTTACTGGTCATCATACAGTCCACACTGAAGAGAAACCTCGTGAGTGTCATGAATGTGGTAAACGTTTTAGTGTGCCCTCTTCCCTTATTAAGCATAAAAGAATCCAcagtggagagaaaccttatgagtgtAATCAATGTGGACCAGCTTTCACAGATTGATCTAGTCTTACATATCATCAAAGAATCCAcagtggagagaaaccttatgaatgtaatcagtgtggagtAGCTTTCACAGATCGATCTAGTCTTACAtatcatcagagaatccacagtggagagaaaccttttcAATGCAAGCAGTGTGGAAAGTCTTTCAGACTCAAGTCCAATCTCACtctacatcagagaattcacactggggagaaaccttttgaatgtaatgtATGTGGAAAGTGTTTCACAAGACATTCCCTTCTTACTCATCATCAGAGAacccacactggagagaaaccttatgaatgtaatcaatgtggaagaGCTTTCAGATGTAACTCTACTCTTATTcatcatcagagaatccacactggagagaaactttatgaatgtaatcaatgcgGTAAGGCTTTCAACAGAAACTCCCATCTTCATCTACATCAGAGAAATCAcagtggagagaaaccttatgaatgtaatcattgTGGAAAGATTTTCAGATATAGCAATAGTCTTGCtttacatcagagaatccacgcTGGAGAAAACCtcatgaatgtaatcagtgtggaaggGCTTTCACACAGCGCTCAACTCTACTTAAGCATCAAAGAATCcacaaagggggaaaaacttcatgaatgtaatcagtgtggaaaacTTTTCACACAGCACTGCCTTCTTACTCATCATCATAGAAtgcacactggagagaaaccttatgaatataataaatgtgGAAATACTTTGAGACGTGGCTCCAAATTTGATTCATAG